A stretch of the Pirellulales bacterium genome encodes the following:
- the purD gene encoding phosphoribosylamine--glycine ligase: MKLLVIGSGGREHALVWKLAQSPHVDRIFVTPGNAGTAGIAENVDISPTDFPRLIKFAKQNDIGLTVVGPEGPLTLGIVDAFVAEKLRIFGPTKAAAELEGSKVFCKNLLRHADVPTGDYRVFRNADSAITFLKDREDVPVVVKADGLAAGKGVIVCAGRTEALEAVDRIGRKREFGTAGDQIVIEERLDGEEASVLAITDGQTIVTLPPTQDHKRAHDGDTGPNTGGMGAYCPAPVVSDEMLARIEEHVLVPTVHAMKRARRPFRGVLYAGIMLTNQGAKVLEYNVRFGDPECQPLLMRLKTDLLEVLLATTEGRLDEIAPLEWDPRPAVCVVMASEGYPGKYARHKPIRGLDEAARLKDVQVFHAGTTMLDGQVVTDGGRVLSVTALGTTIPAAKLNAYTAVKAIRWDGAWCRKDISDKALWNSR; the protein is encoded by the coding sequence ATGAAGCTCTTGGTGATCGGTAGCGGCGGGCGCGAACACGCGCTAGTCTGGAAACTCGCTCAAAGTCCGCACGTCGATCGGATTTTCGTCACGCCGGGCAACGCAGGCACGGCCGGTATTGCCGAGAACGTCGACATCAGCCCCACCGATTTTCCGCGACTCATCAAATTCGCGAAGCAGAACGACATTGGACTCACCGTCGTCGGCCCCGAAGGGCCTTTGACGCTGGGCATCGTCGATGCGTTCGTCGCCGAGAAGTTGCGAATTTTCGGCCCCACCAAGGCCGCCGCCGAGCTCGAAGGGAGCAAGGTCTTCTGCAAGAACTTGCTACGTCATGCTGACGTCCCCACGGGCGATTATCGCGTCTTCCGCAATGCCGACAGTGCCATCACGTTCCTGAAAGATCGCGAGGATGTGCCGGTGGTCGTGAAGGCCGACGGTCTCGCGGCTGGTAAGGGCGTGATCGTGTGCGCCGGCCGTACCGAGGCGCTCGAGGCCGTCGACCGCATCGGGCGCAAGCGTGAGTTTGGCACCGCCGGCGACCAGATCGTGATCGAAGAGCGCCTCGACGGCGAAGAGGCGAGCGTCCTGGCGATCACCGATGGGCAAACGATCGTCACGCTGCCACCCACACAAGATCACAAGCGCGCTCACGACGGCGATACCGGTCCCAATACCGGCGGCATGGGCGCCTATTGCCCGGCACCTGTCGTGAGCGATGAGATGCTCGCGCGCATCGAAGAGCACGTACTGGTGCCGACAGTTCATGCGATGAAGCGTGCCCGGCGGCCGTTTCGCGGCGTGCTGTATGCCGGGATCATGCTGACGAACCAGGGCGCCAAGGTCCTGGAATACAACGTTCGCTTTGGCGATCCCGAATGCCAGCCGCTGTTGATGCGGTTGAAGACAGACCTGCTCGAAGTGCTATTGGCGACGACCGAAGGACGTTTGGACGAAATCGCCCCCTTGGAATGGGACCCTCGCCCCGCGGTGTGCGTCGTCATGGCCAGCGAAGGTTATCCCGGCAAGTACGCGCGGCACAAACCGATCCGCGGCTTGGACGAAGCGGCGCGCCTGAAGGACGTCCAGGTCTTTCATGCCGGCACGACCATGCTCGACGGGCAAGTCGTCACCGACGGTGGTCGCGTCCTGTCCGTAACGGCGCTCGGCACCACGATTCCTGCCGCCAAGCTGAACGCTTACACCGCGGTGAAGGCCATCCGCTGGGACGGCGCCTGGTGCCGCAAGGATATTTCCGACAAGGCGCTTTGGAACTCGCGTTAA
- a CDS encoding STAS domain-containing protein, with the protein MNYAHLRLQDLGEVLVVYFQEGTLTDGNVIEKIGHEFNDVALEASGNRKLLINFQGVKFMSSAMLGKLLPLHKKCKNDKIVLKFCNISPNLLEVFKITNLTKLFDISNSEADAVASFGKRGFFS; encoded by the coding sequence GTGAATTACGCACACCTGCGGCTGCAAGACCTAGGCGAGGTGTTAGTTGTCTATTTCCAGGAAGGAACGCTGACGGACGGAAACGTGATCGAGAAAATCGGGCACGAATTTAATGACGTCGCCCTCGAGGCGTCTGGAAATCGCAAGCTGCTGATCAATTTCCAGGGCGTGAAATTCATGTCGTCGGCGATGCTCGGCAAGCTGTTGCCGCTGCACAAGAAGTGCAAGAACGACAAGATCGTCTTGAAGTTCTGCAACATCTCGCCCAACCTGCTCGAGGTCTTCAAGATCACGAACCTCACCAAGCTGTTCGATATCTCGAACAGTGAAGCAGACGCGGTCGCTTCGTTCGGCAAGCGCGGCTTCTTTAGCTAA
- a CDS encoding M20/M25/M40 family metallo-hydrolase, with protein sequence MPLDVSEKLRDAVIRERLIETAQRLVAVPSPTGDAGQAANCLAELLQAEGFTVERPIADHAAAPAVVVRFDSGRPGRTLQFHGHLDTVHLPFVPPAIIDGNLTGSGASDMKGGLAAAVEALLVLRDTASLTGGAVLFVAHDLHEAPWGLGQQLNALIANGVHGDAVLIPEPLSGALPTAGRGSATWKVTLRRAGAPVHEVMRSQDEPSVINAGAELISTLARLSERLAQQKHPVADCETVFVGQVHSGEIYNQYPQECWLEGTRRWLPETDVVAVEREFRAVVADVAARTGTTAHIEWRPVRGAFMLDTNDPLVTTFQRAFVEQCGQPLARGAKPFVDDGNSFWALARVPAITHGPRAGGQHTVNEWVSIDDLVRVAHLYALVATLYCPAVPEESGSA encoded by the coding sequence ATGCCGCTCGACGTCAGCGAGAAGTTGCGCGACGCCGTGATACGCGAGCGGTTGATCGAAACCGCGCAGCGCCTCGTGGCCGTCCCAAGTCCAACCGGCGACGCAGGCCAGGCAGCAAATTGCCTTGCCGAGTTGCTCCAGGCCGAGGGCTTCACAGTTGAGCGGCCGATCGCGGACCATGCGGCGGCGCCGGCCGTGGTCGTTCGATTCGACAGCGGGCGGCCTGGTCGCACTCTGCAATTCCACGGCCACCTCGATACGGTCCATTTGCCCTTCGTGCCGCCGGCGATCATCGACGGGAATTTAACCGGCAGCGGTGCCTCGGACATGAAAGGAGGGCTGGCGGCCGCGGTCGAGGCGCTACTTGTGTTGCGTGACACGGCCAGCTTAACAGGCGGCGCCGTCCTATTCGTCGCGCACGATTTGCACGAAGCTCCCTGGGGACTGGGACAACAGCTCAACGCGCTGATCGCCAACGGTGTTCATGGTGACGCCGTGCTGATTCCGGAACCACTCTCAGGCGCTCTGCCCACGGCCGGCCGCGGTTCGGCCACGTGGAAGGTCACACTGCGCCGCGCAGGCGCGCCTGTACACGAGGTGATGCGTTCGCAGGACGAGCCAAGTGTGATCAATGCCGGCGCCGAGTTGATCAGCACATTGGCGCGTTTGTCCGAGAGACTAGCGCAACAGAAACATCCGGTCGCAGACTGCGAGACGGTCTTCGTCGGCCAGGTGCATAGCGGCGAGATCTACAACCAGTACCCGCAAGAATGCTGGCTCGAGGGGACGCGGCGCTGGCTGCCGGAGACGGATGTAGTTGCCGTCGAACGAGAGTTTCGCGCTGTCGTGGCGGACGTTGCCGCCCGCACCGGCACGACCGCTCATATCGAGTGGCGACCGGTTCGGGGGGCCTTTATGCTCGACACTAACGATCCGCTTGTGACGACGTTCCAACGGGCCTTTGTCGAGCAGTGCGGTCAGCCGCTCGCTCGCGGCGCGAAGCCATTCGTCGACGACGGAAATAGCTTCTGGGCGCTAGCGCGCGTCCCCGCGATCACGCATGGCCCCCGCGCAGGCGGGCAGCACACCGTAAACGAGTGGGTTTCGATCGACGACCTGGTGCGCGTTGCGCATCTATACGCGCTAGTGGCCACGCTCTATTGCCCAGCCGTGCCGGAAGAATCTGG